One Mytilus edulis unplaced genomic scaffold, xbMytEdul2.2 SCAFFOLD_1175, whole genome shotgun sequence genomic window, TACAAGTGTTGTGGCACACACACGATAGATTGTTACTCACCAGAACCTGTACATGTTGGGACAGCTGGACACGAGGCATATGATGTAGATTCGTCGCTGCTATCAGAACAGTGGTTTGTACAATCACATTGTAAAGTATTATTGATGCAACCAACTATTCCAGATTCACATGTAAAAAATCCTGTTGGACAAAtctaaaatatttacaataaaaaccaattataaacATAATAGAGATGAGAAATGAATAGATGATAAATGTTAATCAATGCAAAACATCAATCAGATGcaatttttccaacaaaaaaaatcattgttaggtcaaaataaatgtttgtaaattaatgattatttgataacATTGTTTTCGTTCTTGtacattattgatcattattaGAAGTCAATAATCAATTATCAAGGGTATTTTGTAATGAATTGTTTCTTTATTCACCTGGCTTAAAATCTGTTTTTGTCATATATTGCAGTATTTGCAGTTAGATTTATTATTTGAAGTTTCATTGCATGATTCCTCGTCGATGATTTTTAATTTGAAGCCTACCTGAACATATGATCCTGGAGCCGATGATTTTTAATTTGAAGCCTACCTGAACATATAATCCTGGAGCCGATGATTTTTAATTTGAAGCCTAACTGAACATATGATCCTAGAGCCGATGATTTCTAATTTGAAGCCTACCTGAACATATGATCCTGGAGCCGATGATTTCTTATTTGAAGCCTACCTGAACATATAACCCTGGTGCCGATGATTTCTAGTTTGAAGCCTACCTGAACATATGATCCTTGAGCCGATGATTTCTAATTTGAAGCCTACCTGAACATATGATCCTTGAGCCGATGAGTTCTTATTTGAAGCCTACCTGAACATATGATCCTTGAGCCGATGATTTCTAATTTGAAGCCTACCTGAACATATGATCCTTGAGCCGATGATTCCTAATTTGAAGCCTACCTGAACATATGATCCTGGAGCCGACGATTTCTAATTTGAAGACTACCTGAACATATGATCCTGGTGCCGACGATTTCTAATTTGAAGCACACTGAATATATGATCCTGGAGGCGATGATTTCTGATTTAAAGCCTACCTGAACATATGATCCTGGAGCCGATGATTACTAATTTGAAGCCTACCTGGACATATGATCCTGGAACCGATGATTTCTAATTTAAAGCCTACCTGACTATATGATCTTGGAGCCGATGATTTCTGATTTGAAGCCTACCTGAACATATGATCCTGCAGCCGGAACAGAACATGCACCTGTGTTACAATCTGCTATGTTGTAAGTATCTCCGGAACAGTCGTCTCCTCCGTTTGATGGTACTGGATTGTCACAAGAACGTCTCCTGGCTTTCTTCCCTCCTCCACATGTATGAGTACAGTCCCCATACGAGCCCCAGCTACCCCAGACACCATCAACTGAATTTAAATACTATATTTCAATAAGGGAAAATTACCATACGCAATGAAATGGTTTGGAATGTAATTCTCTTTTAATTTTTGTCTCGCCTGCGACGTAAGTCGAAATAAGCGAATCTTGAAGATTACTGCGACTACGGCGATgttaactatttgtataaagaTTTATATTTCATGAAGTAGAAGACCTGGATGATCCATACCTTTTATCCAGTTACCTTATGTAACGAAGTTTCCGTTTGTCACATagccattgtccttgacctcaatttttttttgtcatgtgaatttctcacttattatgATTAATATGATGAATATAGTTGGTGTATAGATTCCTTGCAATGTCAACATGTCTGTCAGACTGACTTCGCCTGAGCCTAACTTCAATATATGAATTATTAGAGTTAATGTTACGCGATTATGGCCGTTTCTCTGATACAATAAGCAGATGTACAGAATATTTAaagttgtacatgtctgtctggtagGTATCATCTGACTTTTACCTCACTTTCATGGTAAACTGGTCAATGTttgacttttgtgtttttattctttttttagttCTTTAAGTAGTGGATTAACTTTATTTAGTGTTTGGAAAGATTGTAATGTGTACCTGTCTGTTAACAGGTACAATTAGAACTTGACCCCATTTtcaaagttttgtgttttggtttgttttccaATTATCATACGCaatagttcaactatatttggGGTACGGAATAATTGTCAGGTGATCATGGCTGTCTGTCAGGATTTATCTGTCTTTGATCTCATTGTCATGGGTCTATAAAAATGTTAAgattatgtgatacttgtagttaAAAACCTTTATATTTGAGACTTTCAACAATGGTCGGAAAAAAAGTCTAGACATTTCAGTGTCTAAACCCTTGTTCATTAGAAATACGTTTAACTTCCTCATGCAAAGTTGTGGATTTGATTATTATTTTAGGTCCCCTTTGATATATAGCTCTTCGTATTCGGTTATTacttataaactcatcatagattcaaGGATTAAAATTGTGAGCGCCAGACTGTCGTTTCGTCTACCAAAGACTCATCCGGTACACTCGATTATGAAAGTTTAAAAGGCTCAATAAAGTACGAGGTTAAAGAGCATCTAGGACCCAACATTCCGAATAGTCTTGTCAAATTCAACGATAGTCATttattcctggggtagaaaatcCTGAGTATTtcgaaaattttaagttttaacaacacagaagtgctgactccTATAGGCTATTGATCTTGCTATCTTGTGATACTTTAACTGATGATACCCTATCTAGTGATACCCAATTTGGGGGATACCCTATTTGGTGATACCCTATCTGGTGATACCCTATTTGGTGATACCCTATCTGGTAATACCCTATCTGGTGATACCCTATCTGATGATACCCTATCTGGTAATACCTTATTTGGTGATGCCCTATCTGGTAATACCCTATTTGGTGATGCCCTATCTGGTGATACCCTATCCTGTAATACCCTATCTGGTGATACCCTATCCTGTGATACCCTATCTGATAATACCCTATTTGGTGATACCCTATTTGGTGATATCCTATTCGGTGATACCCTATCTGATGATACCCTATTTGGTGATACCCTTTCTAGTGATACCCTATCTGATGATACCTTTCTAGTGATACCCTATCTGATGATACCCTGATGATACCATTCTAGTGATACCCTATTTGGTGATACCCTTTCTAGTGACACCCTATCTGGTAATACCCTATCTGGTGATACCCTATTTGGTGATACCCTATTCGGTGATATCCTATTCGGTGATACCCTATCTGATGATACCCTATTTGGTGATACCCTTTCTATTGATACCCTATCTGATGATACCTTTCTAGTGATACCCTATCTGATGATACCCTGATGATACCATTCTAGTGATACCCTATTTGGTGATACCCTTTCTAGTGACACCCTATCTGGTAATACCCTATCTGGTGATACCCTATTTGGTGATACCTATCTGATGATACCCTTTCTGGTGATACCCTATCTGGTGATACCCTTTCTGGTTATACCTTTCTAGTGATACCTTTTTAGTGATATCCGGTTTGATGATATCTGGGTGGTATCAGATGTGAAATAATGGTTTGTTCTCGACTTGTGTAAGCTGGTTCTAACTTACTGCACCAGATGCGGATTTCAAATCTTCAGCGATGCTCGGGGTAATGTACATAAAGATTCTGatataaatgatatttgttttattacactGTCTAACTCGTAGGTAATTCTAAACGAAGCGTTCGGATACTAGTATATCGAGGGTGAAATataaggcatttaaaacattcctgttttttttttagtaaatacgGTTTTAGCTAAATATTAACTTCGAGAATAGTTTTGTTAGTATCAATATATATGGTCGTACTTACCTGCACACGGACCTGTACAAATTTCACTTTGTGACTCTGTGTTAGAGACTGAACAATCTGATCCCCCATACATGGGAGTTGGGTCTGTGCAATCCCTGGTTCTTGTTTTAGTTCCTGATCCACATGCATTAGAGCAGTCGCCCCAGTCTCCCCAGTCAGACCACGCACCATCCACTAAATAGATATATAAGTACTAAATAGAAATATGAACCAATATTTCCAGAAGGTTTCACTCAAGAATGTGTATGTGTGTATTAATAGTAAACTTTCGAATGGACGCACTTAATTATTAAAGACAagcaaaatttaaattaattttgttctttttaatgCATATATGTGGTGCATTATAGTAAATCCAGAAACTCTGTCAATAAATCTACGAATCACAAGTTCAATGATTAAATCAACGGGTTCAGTTAATACACGGATCACAATTATAGTTATTATTCCGACAACATTGCCAGAAAATCTACGGATCACAATAACATTGTTTCAGGCAACACTGTCAGTAAATCTACGGATCaaccaatttaaaataaaaaatagctgCTATactaaaagtttgatttttttttaaattctgtattttactgattAATGGACTCACTATACTACACCAAACTACAACTTTACAACTTTAACACTGACAGAAGCAATTGCAGGCGAGACAAGGGTTCCGCGAAACTCCTTATGTTTATCAACTTACCTGCTGGACTGGTATTTGTATTACATGTTTGTTTACTTACCTGCTGTACAGGTATTTGTATTACATGTTTGTCAACGTACCCGCTGTACAGGTATTTGTATTACATGTTTGTCAACTTACTTGCTGGACAGGTATTTGTATTACATGTTTGTCAACTTACCTGCTGGACAGGTATTTGGATTAAATGTTTGTCAACTTACCTGCTGGACAGGTATTTGTATTATATGTTTGTCAACTTACCTGCTGGACACGAATTTGTATTATATGTTTGCCAACTTACCCGCTGTACAAGTATTTGTATTACATGTTTGTCAACTTACCTGCTGGACAGGTATTTGTATTACATGCTTGTCAACTTACCTGCTGGACAGGCATTTGTATTACATGTTTGTCAACTTACCCCGCTGTATAAGTATTTGTATTACATGTTTGTCAACTTACCTGCTGGACAGGTATTTGTATTAAATGTTTGTCAACTTACCCGCTGTACAAGTATGTGTATTACATGTTTACCAACTTACCTGCTGGACAGGTATTTGTATTACACGAATGTCATCTTACCTGCTGTACAAGTATTTGTATTACATGTTTGTCAACTTACCCCGCTGTATAAGTATTTGTATTACATGTTTGTCAACTTACCTGCTGGACAGGTATTGGTATTACATGCTTGTCAACTTACCTGCTGGACAGGTATTTGTATTACATGTTTGTCAACTTACCTGCTGGACAGGTATTTGCATTACATGTTTGATAACTTACCCCACTGTATAAGTATTTGTATTACATGTTTGTCAACTTACCTGCTGGACAGGTATTTGTATTACATGCTTGTCAACTTACCTGCTGGACATGCATTTGTATTACATGTTTGTCAACTTACCCCCACTGTATAAGTATTTGTATTACATGTTTGTCAACTTACCTGCTGGACAGGTATTTGTATTAAATGTTTGTCAACTTACCCGCTGTACAAGTATGTGTATTACATGTTTACCAACTTACCTGCTGGACAGGTATTTGTATTACACGAATGTCATCTTACTTGCTGTACAAGTATTTGTATTACATGTTTGTCAACTTACCTGCTGGACAGGTATTGGTATTAAATGTTTGTCACTTACCTAACTTATCTGCTGGACATGTATTTGTATTACATGCTTTTCAACTTACCTGCTGGACAGGTATTTGTATTACATGTTTGTCAACTTACCTGCTGGACAGGTATTTGTATTACATCTTTGTCAACTTACCTGCTGGACAGGTATTTGTATTACATGCTTGTCAACTTACCTGCTGGACAGGTATTTGTATTACATGTTTGTCAACTTACCTGCTGGACAGGTATTTGCATTACATGTTTGATAACTTACCTGCTGGACAGGTATTTGTATTACATGTTTGTGAACTTACCTGCTGGACAGGTATTTGTATTACATGTTTGTCAACTTACCTGCTGGACAGGTATTTGTATTACATGTTTGTCAACTTACCTGCTGGACAGGTATTTGTATTACATGTTTGTGACACCTGTGTATCCCCAACACAATCCGCACCATTGAAAGAGGGGAACGGATTTGAACAAGACCGTGACCTATATCTAGTGCCAGATCCACATGTCTGTGAACATCCACCCCAGGATCCCCAAGCAGACCAATTCCATCAACTGAAAATCAAATGACAGTATTAAAAACATTACATTCTTAACTTTCTCATATTTTGGATCCGTAAATAGTATAAATGTACAGTACATCTTTAAGTTTCTCTTAGATTTGCATTTGAACCATAAGGTCAGAAACGTTTTCTTCAACATAATACATACAATACATTGGGCAATGATGATATCAATGGGG contains:
- the LOC139507487 gene encoding properdin-like codes for the protein MYGGSDCSVSNTESQSEICTGPCAVDGVWGSWGSYGDCTHTCGGGKKARRRSCDNPVPSNGGDDCSGDTYNIADCNTGACSVPAAGSYVQICPTGFFTCESGIVGCINNTLQCDCTNHCSDSSDESTSYASCPAVPTCTGS